AAAAATTAGCATCTTGTGTCTTTTCTGTGAAGTCCTGAGGGGGGAATAAAATGTTGCAATTTAACAAAAAGGCGACATAACATTTCAAAAGCTGCTGAAAGTGTTTTACACACGGTACTGTACAGTAGGGTTTTTACAGTAGATGCCTACCTTGTGATTGAGAAATGTGTTTCTTCTGTTTAATCAAGTCTCTGGGTCCGAGCTTAATATTACTTTCAGTGTTGTCAGGCTTGGACAAGGCCAGTTTCCACAGCTTCTCTGTAGGAACAAAAATGAAAGGGCCATTAGTCAAACATTTCAACGCAAATgttaaaataaaattaaatataGCAACTGGCAAACATTTAAAATGCTCTATGGAACCAATACAGGCTAAAACTGGTTTACACATTACATCAATAATGCTTTGGGCTTACCTTGTTGAGATTTCTGTGCCGCGAGGTAGCATTGGTCCTGGTGTTGGTTTCTCCATTTGTCCTGAAGTGGGACAGAGACGCACACGCCAAGGTTCTCCTCATTTCGCTCCCTGATGACATCGCCATGGGGATGGCGGCGCGGCCCCCCTAACACAGCAGCGGGGGGCCGATGGGGCTCTTCACAGGAACAGTTCTTCTCCCTCAGTTTTGAGTGTGGACCCATGGGACACTTCTGGATGGATCAAGAATATATTTGACCACTTAAAAAAGGTGCACTGCAGAAAACGCACCACatttccagtggtgtaaagtccttaagtaaaaacactttaaagtactacttatgtAGTTTAGggtatttgacaacttttacttcattacattcctaaagaaagtcatgtacattttactccattcttttcccctgacacccaaaagtaataTTTAAATTGACAGGAAATTGGTCCAATCATGCTCTTTTagagaacatccctactaccTCAGATCTGCCAgaatcactaaacacaaatgcttagtttgtaaattatgtcgtGTTGGTGTGCCCCTGGCcatctgtaaataattgtttgcttaataaggaatgtgaaatgataTACTTTGATACTCAAGTATATTTTAAACACAATACTTCGACTTACTCCATTTAacagggtgactttcacttttactcaagtcaTAACAATTGGGTACTTCTTTCAACCACtgaccatttcctggttgctaaaattctaatagtttgcctaaatTCAGTTTGAcgaaaacaagcaagtatagtgtagagaatcatagCCCCATTAAAACAAAAATGTGGTATTTTCAGCTGGTGTATAAAACGGGAAGTAAAAAACAAACATAATGGAAGCATAGAAAGTGTATAGGttggccctagtcaaaagtagtgcactatatatcaAATAATGTGTCATTTGCCATTGTACAACAGTGTGCAGTACTTGCCTCAGAGTGGCGCTTCATGGAGGACTGAGGCCTCCTGGGGTCCCTCAGTTTGGGCCCCGATCCTGCCCGACAAGAACTGTTAGGTAGATTGATATTTCATGTCATTACGGTGGGAACATTTCATGTCAAACATGCAGCAGACAAAAATACTAATTGAGATCTTGGGACAATAAGGTTCTGTCTGCAAAGCGCCGATTGGAATCATTGGCTTTAAGGTTCTAACCCCACCTTGGTTTCAATGCTGAAAGCAATTTTTCATCTTGTATTCTTTTCAGCTTGACTTGGGGTATTTAAAGTACTGTGTatgtagagaacattgaacatgACAAGGCTATGTACATATGCTATGTACAAATGCAGATTGAACCTTAGTCCCAAGTGCAACATACTGTACAAGGCATAATCCAAAGTCCGAAAGCATAAAATGTGCCATGCCACAACCAATACCTGTTCTCAGAGGTCTCACCCTCCGTCTCTTCGTTTTGTGGTCCGCTGGGAACATCTGAACCGGAACCTTTCCTCGTTGCCCGCCTCCGGGCAAGGCATTTGCAGGCTGCACAAGTCTGGGCTAGGATATATTCCTCCCATGGTGGAACGGGGACCCCTTGTCGTTTTACAATCGGAGCATCCAGGCCTGGTCCTGGACTGCCAGGTCTCTTGTTTACTCTGCATTTTGTCGTCAAACATCTGGCACAGACGCGCTCCCTTTTGTGGCCACCAGAGGTCACAGTGTTCACATTGAAGGTCCGGTTAGCACAGAACTCTTGATCAGAGTAGCTCCTCCTGTCAACCTTGTCTCCGGGTCTGCATCCCTCTCCCTTAAGCCTGAGTGGAGCGGTTGTAGTGACTGAAACACAATGAGGCTCTTGGTCATGGTTTGGTTTCCGTTTGGGGCTAGACACCTTAAGTGGGCTGCCTCTGAGGATCTTGCGCTGCTCCTCAACATCAGAAGGCATCTTGCTGTGATAGTAGACGTTGCCAAAGTCGCCCAGCCAGCTAGTTGAGGGACGGTATGTGGGTAACCCCCCAAAGGAGGCATCCTGATCAAGGTCACTCACCGCACCCCTCTTTTGACTGGTCTCTGGAGACATGGGCGCATTGTCCGTTTCGTTAGGACTGGATATTGCAGGTACCTCCATTACATTGGGGACCATCTCTGCCAATAAAACATCTTCATTCGAAGGGCTCTCCGCAATGGGGACTCCCTCCACTAGAGAGACCACCTCAGCCGTGGGGACCTTCTCCACCCCAGGGACCTCAACCTCCACCATGGGGACCACCTCTGCCGTGGGGACTTCCTCCACCATGGGGACTTCCTCCATGACCACAGGGCTCAGTGCCTCCCTGTGTGGCTCCATCAGGCCCTGCTGGATCATAAACTCTGCTGAGGGGACGTACGGTGCCAGAGACGCCGACCACACAGACGCCTCAATCTTCCTCAGCTCTTCTAAGTACTGCATGTCAAAGGGCAGGTGGAGGATCTTAAAATAGACACTCTTTGAGCCGTTCCCACTCAGTTCTCCGTCATCACTTGTAAATTGAGGACCATCTGCGGTGTGGCTTTGGACCACCACTCTGTAGTCCATATCGGATTCAGAATTCCCTGGTCGTTCGGCCAGTGTTTTCGCGATGAATGAGTCGCAATCGTCAAGAGCAAGGAAGTTATCTGGTCCGCCACTCGAGCATGCCCCATCCATTAGAAGTATGTCCGTGCAGGCTTGCTGGAGACACTGACCCCCCTCCTCCCCAACCAAACCCATCCCCTCCTGGCCATGGAGCATCCTGCCCTGTGAGAccttgtggtggtggtggagggaggaggaagagcagagcTGTACCAAGTCTTCATCGGTCGCAGACACGCTGTGGGCGGTGCACAGTTCAGATGTCTCATGGGAGTGGAGGATATTTATCCCTGTGGGCGTGCTGCGGCACTCCAGCCTCAACTCCTCCACCTAAGATAAAAGATAAGATGGTATTTTGTCAGTTTACACAAATTTGCCTTACGTCATAAACTCATTACAAGACATCGAAAATATACAGAAACAGAACACCAGGAACTGTACAAGGGATAAATATGAATGACAAATTCACATCACCTCTGTCTGGAACACAAAGCTACCCTTCTGGGGTGCAGCAGACCTGGTGGAAATAGGAGTGTTGTTGGGGGTGGGTGCCAATACAACATCCTGGTAAGCTGGTGATTTAGACATCACTTCCTGCACAGCAGAGGCTGGGGATAGTGACTGGGCAGCTGTGCAACTGGTGTCGCTGCCAGATTCAGAGTTGGTTTGGACATGACTTTTCATAGACGAGTCAGCGTTAGAGAGTTTGGGGTCAGAGCGTGCTGCTCCTAATGTGGGCTCAGTCTGTACCTAGGATTAAAGGGGAATGTTTTAGTACTGCTGTATACAAAATAAACACTGAATTAAGATGTGCAACATAATACATAGGTACATTGCATATTATCCATATGTACAGCAACAGTGCCTTCGGAAGGTTCAGATCGGTTGACTTTACAAcccttttctaaaatggattaaataaaaatactccgtaatctacacacaacaccccatgataaagcaaaaacttgttaagaaatgtttgctttattaaaaaaacgtatttacctaagttcagaccctttgctatgagacttaagTTGTGCTCAGGCGATtccagtttccattgatcatccttgagatgtttctacaacttgattgtttctacaacttgattgtttctacaacttgattgtttctacaacttgattgtttctacaacttgattgtttctacaacttgattgtttctacaacttgattgtttctacaacttgattgtttctacaacttgattgtttctacaacttgattgtttctacaacttgattgtttctacaacttgattgtttcTTGATTACAACTTgattgtttctacaacttgattgtttctacaacttgattgttttcttgattgtttctacaacttgattgttttctgattgtttctacaacttgattgtttctacaacttgattgtttctacaacttgattgtttctacaacttgattgtttctacaacttgattgtttctacaacttgattgtttctacaacttgattgtttctacaacttgattgtttctacaacttgattgtttcTACAactcacctgtggtaaattcaattgactggacatttggaaaggcacacaccttgacagtgcatgtcagagcaaaaaccaagccaagaggCCAAAGGAATTGTCggtagagcgccgagacaggattgtgtcgaggcacagatctggggaagggtaccaaaaaatgtctgcagcattgaaggtcccaagaacagtggcctccatcattcttaaatggaagtttggaaccaccaagactcttcctagagctgtccacccagccaaactgagaaatcaggggagaagggccatggtcagggaggtgaccaagaacttgaAGATCCCCAAAAGAGcaccagagttcctttgtggagatgggagaaggacaaccatttcttcAGATAGCatgcttggaatttgccaaagggcacctaaaggaataagaccatgagaaagattctctggtctgatgaaaccaagatggaaaacgtcggcctgaatgccaagcgtcacatctggaggaaacctggccccatccctaccgtgaagcatagtggtggaagCAGCATGATGTGggcatgtttttcagcagcagggactgggagactagtcaggatcgagggaaaggtgaAGGAGCAAAGTACACACAGACTTaatgaagtcctgagcgctctggagcaggttctcagactggagggtgaaccttcaccccaataggacaacgaccctaagcacacagccaagacatcgcATGAGTGGCTTctgtacaagtctctgaatgtccttgagctgcccagccagagcccggacttgaaccagagcGA
This genomic window from Oncorhynchus gorbuscha isolate QuinsamMale2020 ecotype Even-year linkage group LG07, OgorEven_v1.0, whole genome shotgun sequence contains:
- the LOC124039695 gene encoding uncharacterized protein LOC124039695 isoform X1, whose amino-acid sequence is METTASTAQHAFGAGPRGPNPAHGPQPGQGPRHPGHPGPYGVPRPEDQPPHQQHQQPHHHIQHSRPFFYIHPSQPYPSQPYPSQPYPSQPYPSQPFPSQPFPSQPFPSQPFPSQPFPSQPFPSQPFPSQPFPSQPFPSQPYPSQPFPSQLYPSALPYQWPMPYNPYCGFPGMGGYGMMIPSPFQPSPYMEPPGYILPHSQLHLADYRRMINPHYHTTHYPQTMAYHARRFRYQHNAPATSREMINSEVQTEPTLGAARSDPKLSNADSSMKSHVQTNSESGSDTSCTAAQSLSPASAVQEVMSKSPAYQDVVLAPTPNNTPISTRSAAPQKGSFVFQTEVEELRLECRSTPTGINILHSHETSELCTAHSVSATDEDLVQLCSSSSLHHHHKVSQGRMLHGQEGMGLVGEEGGQCLQQACTDILLMDGACSSGGPDNFLALDDCDSFIAKTLAERPGNSESDMDYRVVVQSHTADGPQFTSDDGELSGNGSKSVYFKILHLPFDMQYLEELRKIEASVWSASLAPYVPSAEFMIQQGLMEPHREALSPVVMEEVPMVEEVPTAEVVPMVEVEVPGVEKVPTAEVVSLVEGVPIAESPSNEDVLLAEMVPNVMEVPAISSPNETDNAPMSPETSQKRGAVSDLDQDASFGGLPTYRPSTSWLGDFGNVYYHSKMPSDVEEQRKILRGSPLKVSSPKRKPNHDQEPHCVSVTTTAPLRLKGEGCRPGDKVDRRSYSDQEFCANRTFNVNTVTSGGHKRERVCARCLTTKCRVNKRPGSPGPGLDAPIVKRQGVPVPPWEEYILAQTCAACKCLARRRATRKGSGSDVPSGPQNEETEGETSENSSCRAGSGPKLRDPRRPQSSMKRHSEKCPMGPHSKLREKNCSCEEPHRPPAAVLGGPRRHPHGDVIRERNEENLGVCVSVPLQDKWRNQHQDQCYLAAQKSQQEKLWKLALSKPDNTESNIKLGPRDLIKQKKHISQSQGLHRKDTRC
- the LOC124039695 gene encoding uncharacterized protein LOC124039695 isoform X3, producing the protein METTASTAQHAFGAGPRGPNPAHGPQPGQGPRHPGHPGPYGVPRPEDQPPHQQPHHHIQHSRPFFYIHPSQPYPSQPYPSQPYPSQPYPSQPFPSQPFPSQPFPSQPFPSQPFPSQPFPSQPFPSQPFPSQPFPSQPYPSQPFPSQLYPSALPYQWPMPYNPYCGFPGMGGYGMMIPSPFQPSPYMEPPGYILPHSQLHLADYRRMINPHYHTTHYPQTMAYHARRFRYQHNAPATSREMINSEVQTEPTLGAARSDPKLSNADSSMKSHVQTNSESGSDTSCTAAQSLSPASAVQEVMSKSPAYQDVVLAPTPNNTPISTRSAAPQKGSFVFQTEVEELRLECRSTPTGINILHSHETSELCTAHSVSATDEDLVQLCSSSSLHHHHKVSQGRMLHGQEGMGLVGEEGGQCLQQACTDILLMDGACSSGGPDNFLALDDCDSFIAKTLAERPGNSESDMDYRVVVQSHTADGPQFTSDDGELSGNGSKSVYFKILHLPFDMQYLEELRKIEASVWSASLAPYVPSAEFMIQQGLMEPHREALSPVVMEEVPMVEEVPTAEVVPMVEVEVPGVEKVPTAEVVSLVEGVPIAESPSNEDVLLAEMVPNVMEVPAISSPNETDNAPMSPETSQKRGAVSDLDQDASFGGLPTYRPSTSWLGDFGNVYYHSKMPSDVEEQRKILRGSPLKVSSPKRKPNHDQEPHCVSVTTTAPLRLKGEGCRPGDKVDRRSYSDQEFCANRTFNVNTVTSGGHKRERVCARCLTTKCRVNKRPGSPGPGLDAPIVKRQGVPVPPWEEYILAQTCAACKCLARRRATRKGSGSDVPSGPQNEETEGETSENSSCRAGSGPKLRDPRRPQSSMKRHSEKCPMGPHSKLREKNCSCEEPHRPPAAVLGGPRRHPHGDVIRERNEENLGVCVSVPLQDKWRNQHQDQCYLAAQKSQQEKLWKLALSKPDNTESNIKLGPRDLIKQKKHISQSQGLHRKDTRC
- the LOC124039695 gene encoding uncharacterized protein LOC124039695 isoform X2; protein product: METTASTAQHAFGAGPRGPNPAHGPQPGQGPRHPGHPGPYGVPRPEDQPPHQQQPHHHIQHSRPFFYIHPSQPYPSQPYPSQPYPSQPYPSQPFPSQPFPSQPFPSQPFPSQPFPSQPFPSQPFPSQPFPSQPFPSQPYPSQPFPSQLYPSALPYQWPMPYNPYCGFPGMGGYGMMIPSPFQPSPYMEPPGYILPHSQLHLADYRRMINPHYHTTHYPQTMAYHARRFRYQHNAPATSREMINSEVQTEPTLGAARSDPKLSNADSSMKSHVQTNSESGSDTSCTAAQSLSPASAVQEVMSKSPAYQDVVLAPTPNNTPISTRSAAPQKGSFVFQTEVEELRLECRSTPTGINILHSHETSELCTAHSVSATDEDLVQLCSSSSLHHHHKVSQGRMLHGQEGMGLVGEEGGQCLQQACTDILLMDGACSSGGPDNFLALDDCDSFIAKTLAERPGNSESDMDYRVVVQSHTADGPQFTSDDGELSGNGSKSVYFKILHLPFDMQYLEELRKIEASVWSASLAPYVPSAEFMIQQGLMEPHREALSPVVMEEVPMVEEVPTAEVVPMVEVEVPGVEKVPTAEVVSLVEGVPIAESPSNEDVLLAEMVPNVMEVPAISSPNETDNAPMSPETSQKRGAVSDLDQDASFGGLPTYRPSTSWLGDFGNVYYHSKMPSDVEEQRKILRGSPLKVSSPKRKPNHDQEPHCVSVTTTAPLRLKGEGCRPGDKVDRRSYSDQEFCANRTFNVNTVTSGGHKRERVCARCLTTKCRVNKRPGSPGPGLDAPIVKRQGVPVPPWEEYILAQTCAACKCLARRRATRKGSGSDVPSGPQNEETEGETSENSSCRAGSGPKLRDPRRPQSSMKRHSEKCPMGPHSKLREKNCSCEEPHRPPAAVLGGPRRHPHGDVIRERNEENLGVCVSVPLQDKWRNQHQDQCYLAAQKSQQEKLWKLALSKPDNTESNIKLGPRDLIKQKKHISQSQGLHRKDTRC